Proteins from one Impatiens glandulifera chromosome 2, dImpGla2.1, whole genome shotgun sequence genomic window:
- the LOC124925639 gene encoding protoporphyrinogen oxidase, mitochondrial, with protein sequence MSPAAEEDDDRSPAKRVAVVGAGVSGLAAAYKLKAHGLDVTIFESEGQAGGKLKSVSKDGLIWDEGANTMTESDYEVSYLLDNLRGLREKQQFPISHKKRYIVRNRVPVLLPTNPIALMKTHFLSVQSKVQIILEPFLWKKNGSISDRNESVGSFFQRHFGKEVVDYIIDPFVAGTSAGDPDSLSIRHAFPELWDLEKRYGSVIVGAIQSKLSMSNKKGKNNRFRGSFSFMGGMQTLVDTLCKEIGEDEFKFHSKVSELTYGSSNWSVSYSPNQNQMKMNPCFDAVIMTAPLGNLKQMKIVKREKPFLLDFIPDVSYLPLSVIITTFKKANVKRPLEGFGVLIPSKEQENGFKSLGTLFSSMMFPGRAHNDEYLYTTFVGGSRNIELAKASRDELKQIVTDDLRQLLGVEGDPGFVSHRYWREAFPLYGRDYDSVLSAIEKMEKSLPGFFYAGNHKEGLSVAKAICSGIKTADIVISYLDFASNKIIKDV encoded by the coding sequence ATGTCTCCGGCAGCTGAAGAAGACGATGATAGGAGTCCTGCGAAAAGAGTTGCTGTTGTTGGGGCTGGTGTGAGCGGTCTCGCCGCAGCATATAAGTTGAAAGCACATGGTTTAGATGTAACTATATTTGAATCCGAAGGACAAGCAGGTGGGAAATTGAAAAGTGTTTCAAAAGATGGATTGATATGGGATGAAGGTGCAAATACAATGACAGAGAGTGATTATGAGGTCAGTTATTTGCTTGATAATCTACGAGGACTTCGAGAGAAACAACAATTTCCAATTTCTCATAAAAAGCGGTATATTGTTAGGAATCGAGTACCTGTACTTTTACCTACGAATCCCATTGCTTTGATGAAAACCCATTTCCTTTCTGTTCAATCCAAGGTCCAGATTATACTGGAACCGTTTTTATGGAAGAAGAACGGGAGCATTTCTGATAGAAATGAAAGTGTGGGTTCATTCTTCCAACGTCATTTTGGAAAAGAGGTTGTTGATTATATAATTGACCCTTTTGTAGCAGGTACAAGCGCAGGAGACCCAGATTCACTTTCTATTCGCCATGCATTTCCTGAATTGTGGGATTTGGAGAAGAGGTATGGCTCTGTAATAGTGGGTGCAATTCAGTCAAAATTATCGATGTCTAATAAGAAGGGGAAGAACAATCGTTTTCGTGGTTCATTCTCATTCATGGGGGGAATGCAGACACTTGTTGATACATTATGTAAAGAGATTGGAGAAGATGAATTCAAATTTCACTCCAAGGTTTCAGAATTGACTTATGGAAGCAGCAATTGGTCTGTTTCATATTCtccaaatcaaaatcaaatgaaaatgaatCCTTGTTTCGATGCTGTGATCATGACAGCTCCACTTGGGAATCTTAAACAGATGAAGATTGTGAAAAGAGAGAAACCATTTCTTCTTGACTTTATACCAGATGTGAGTTATCTGCCTTTATCTGTTATAATTACCACATTCAAGAAAGCGAATGTTAAGCGACCACTTGAAGGATTTGGGGTTTTGATTCCATCAAAGGAGCAAGAGAATGGTTTTAAAAGCCTTGGCACGCTCTTTTCTTCAATGATGTTTCCTGGTCGTGCACATAATGATGAATATCTATATACAACTTTTGTTGGGGGGAGTAGAAATATTGAACTAGCAAAAGCTTCAAGGGATGAGTTGAAGCAAATTGTGACTGATGATTTGAGACAATTGTTGGGTGTGGAAGGAGATCCCGGTTTTGTTAGTCATCGGTATTGGAGAGAAGCGTTTCCCCTTTATGGTAGAGATTATGATTCGGTTTTATCGGCTATTGAAAAGATGGAAAAGAGTCTTCCAGGGTTTTTTTATGCAGGTAATCATAAGGAAGGTTTATCAGTTGCTAAAGCAATCTGCTCTGGTATCAAAACTGCAGATATTGTAATATCATATCTTGATTTTGCTTCAAACAAGATCATAAAAGATGTTTAG
- the LOC124924432 gene encoding uncharacterized protein LOC124924432: protein MRIHSVVEVHDPYFQQKRNARGTEYLRKPNSDDIVKLLQVGEARGFPRMLGSIDCMHWRCKNCPTTWKGMFTGHCHEPTLILKVVVSYNLWIWHAFFGLPGSHNDINVLERSHVFSEITRGKGPSVNYSINGHDYNLGYYLADGIYPPWATFVKAITLPMNRKTKYFTTAQESFRKDVERAFGVLQARFAIVRGPARFYDCATLKKIMLACIIMHNMIVEDERELHPQPDIC from the coding sequence ATGCGGATTCACTCGGTAGTGGAAGTACATGATCCATACTTTCAACAAAAAAGAAATGCTCGTGGTACGGAGTATCTACGAAAGCCAAACTCGGATGACATTGTAAAATTGCTTCAAGTCGGTGAAGCTCGTGGCTTTCCAAGAATGTTGGGTAGTATCGATTGCATGCATTGGAGGTGTAAAAATTGTCCAACTACTTGGAAAGGTATGTTTACAGGTCACTGTCATGAACCTACACTTATCTTAAAAGTTGTAGTATCTTATAATTTATGGATTTGGCATGCATTCTTTGGGTTACCGGGATCACATAATGATATCAATGTGCTAGAACGATCACATGTGTTTTCTGAAATAACAAGAGGCAAGGGCCCTTCAGTTAACTATTCGATTAATGGTCACGACTACAATCTGGGTTATTATTTAGCTGATGGGATCTATCCTCCATGGGCAACATTTGTCAAAGCAATTACATTACCAATGAATCGTAAGACCAAATATTTCACTACTGCTCAAGAATCTTTTAGAAAGGACGTTGAACGTGCTTTTGGTGTGCTACAAGCCAGATTTGCAATTGTCCGTGGTCCTGCACGGTTTTATGACTGTGCCACACTCAAGAAGATCATGTTGGCATGTATTATCATGCACAATATGATTGTCGAGGATGAGCGGGAACTTCACCCACAGCCGGATATCTGTTAA